Proteins encoded by one window of Clostridium bornimense:
- a CDS encoding histidine phosphatase family protein, which produces MKSYNLYFIRHGKTKANELSKYCGSTDISLSKIGIKELEAFKEVNNYPEGEIYFTTGMNRTNETMKIIYPNIQYEVIDGFKEYNFGIFEMKSYEELKFNKSYLSWINDEMGEVVCPNGESKKDYRKRIQETFINITKDIIAKNISNAVFICHGGTIGTILELFYDNSKNFYQWQPRCGEGYKIVVTGKEKIEIIDVERIFEV; this is translated from the coding sequence ATTATCAAAATATTGTGGTAGTACAGATATTTCATTAAGTAAGATAGGGATTAAAGAACTTGAAGCATTTAAGGAAGTAAATAATTATCCTGAGGGAGAGATATATTTTACTACAGGAATGAACAGAACAAATGAAACTATGAAAATCATATATCCCAATATTCAATATGAAGTAATAGATGGATTTAAGGAATATAATTTTGGAATATTTGAGATGAAATCTTATGAAGAGTTGAAATTTAATAAAAGTTATTTATCATGGATAAATGATGAAATGGGAGAAGTAGTTTGTCCTAATGGGGAAAGTAAAAAAGACTATAGAAAAAGGATTCAAGAAACATTTATAAATATAACAAAAGATATTATTGCTAAAAATATATCAAATGCAGTATTTATTTGCCATGGTGGAACTATAGGAACTATACTAGAATTATTCTATGATAATTCTAAAAACTTTTATCAGTGGCAACCTAGATGTGGAGAGGGTTATAAGATAGTAGTAACTGGTAAAGAAAAAATTGAAATTATTGATGTAGAAAGAATATTTGAGGTTTGA